From the Pseudomonas sp. SORT22 genome, one window contains:
- a CDS encoding ABC transporter permease, giving the protein MYLLRLALASLANRRFTAFLTAFAIALSVCLLLAVERVRTEARASFASTISGTDLIVGARSGSVNLLLYSVFRIGNATNNIRWESFEHYASDKRVKWAIPISLGDSHRGYRVMGTDARYFEHYQYGRKQNLQLAEGRAFASDPFEVVLGAEVADALHYKLGDKLVLAHGVAAISLVKHDDKPFTVVGVLQRTGTPVDRTLHISLGGMEAIHIDWHNGMPARGAGRISADQARNMDLKPAAITAFMLGLNNKVATFSLQREINEYRNEPLLAILPGVALQELWSLMGTAEQALFVVSLFVVLTGLIGMLTAILTSLNERRREMAILRSVGARPWHIAGLLVLEALALAVAGIIAGVALLYAGIALAQGYVQANYGLLLPLAWPSAHEWTLLGIILGAALLMGSVPAWRAYRQSLADGLSIHL; this is encoded by the coding sequence ATGTACCTGCTCCGCCTTGCCCTGGCCAGCCTGGCCAACCGCCGCTTTACTGCATTTTTGACCGCCTTCGCCATCGCCCTGTCGGTGTGCCTGCTGCTGGCGGTCGAGCGGGTGCGCACCGAAGCCCGCGCCAGCTTTGCCAGCACCATCAGCGGCACCGACCTGATCGTCGGCGCCCGCTCGGGCTCGGTGAACCTGCTGCTGTACTCGGTGTTTCGCATCGGCAACGCCACCAACAACATCCGCTGGGAGAGCTTCGAACACTACGCCAGCGACAAACGGGTGAAATGGGCCATTCCCATCTCCCTGGGCGATTCCCATCGCGGCTACCGGGTGATGGGCACCGACGCGCGCTATTTCGAGCACTACCAGTACGGCCGCAAGCAGAACCTGCAACTGGCCGAGGGCCGCGCTTTCGCCAGCGACCCGTTCGAGGTGGTGCTTGGTGCCGAGGTGGCCGATGCCCTGCACTACAAGCTGGGCGACAAGCTGGTTCTGGCCCATGGCGTGGCGGCCATCAGCCTGGTCAAACACGATGACAAACCGTTCACCGTGGTCGGCGTGCTGCAACGCACCGGCACCCCGGTCGACCGCACACTGCACATCAGCCTGGGCGGTATGGAAGCCATCCACATCGACTGGCACAACGGTATGCCGGCCCGCGGCGCCGGGCGTATCAGCGCCGATCAGGCGCGCAACATGGACCTCAAGCCCGCCGCCATCACCGCCTTCATGCTCGGCCTGAACAACAAGGTGGCCACCTTCAGCCTGCAACGGGAGATCAACGAGTACCGCAACGAGCCGCTGCTGGCGATCCTCCCGGGCGTGGCCCTGCAAGAGCTCTGGAGCCTGATGGGCACGGCCGAGCAGGCGCTGTTCGTGGTCTCGCTGTTCGTGGTGCTGACCGGCCTGATTGGCATGCTCACGGCGATCCTCACCAGCCTCAACGAACGGCGCCGGGAAATGGCCATCCTGCGCTCGGTCGGCGCGCGTCCCTGGCACATTGCCGGGCTGCTGGTGCTCGAAGCACTGGCCCTGGCGGTGGCCGGCATCATCGCCGGGGTGGCTTTGTTGTACGCCGGCATCGCCCTGGCCCAGGGTTACGTGCAGGCCAATTACGGCCTGTTGCTGCCGCTGGCCTGGCCCAGCGCCCATGAATGGACCCTGCTGGGCATCATCCTTGGCGCCGCCTTGCTGATGGGCAGCGTGCCGGCCTGGCGCGCCTATCGCCAGTCGCTGGCCGACGGCCTGTCCATTCACCTGTGA
- a CDS encoding ABC transporter ATP-binding protein, producing MSQALIELTDLGFAWPGQAPLLEIPALRLEAGESLFLKGPSGSGKTTLLGLLGGVQKPDRGSIRLLGQDLSELKLAARDRFRVDHTGYIFQQFNLLPFLSVRENVELPCRFSRSRAQRAAERHGSIDQAAASLLAHLGLKDPALLARRAGSLSIGQQQRVAAARALIGQPELVIADEPTSALDADTREAFIRLLFAECRAAGSSLLFVSHDQSLAPLFDRQLSLAELNRAARPANDLEA from the coding sequence ATGAGCCAGGCACTGATTGAACTGACCGACCTGGGCTTCGCCTGGCCGGGCCAAGCCCCCCTGCTGGAGATTCCCGCCCTGCGCCTGGAAGCCGGCGAATCGTTGTTTCTCAAAGGCCCCAGCGGCAGCGGCAAGACCACCCTGCTGGGCCTTTTGGGCGGTGTGCAAAAGCCCGATCGCGGCAGCATCCGCCTGCTCGGCCAGGACTTGAGCGAACTGAAGCTGGCCGCCCGCGACCGTTTTCGCGTCGATCACACCGGCTACATCTTCCAGCAGTTCAACCTGCTGCCGTTTCTCTCGGTACGGGAGAACGTCGAACTGCCCTGCCGCTTCTCGCGCAGCCGCGCACAACGCGCCGCCGAGCGCCATGGCAGCATCGACCAGGCCGCCGCCAGCCTGCTCGCCCACCTGGGCCTGAAAGACCCGGCGCTGCTTGCCCGTCGCGCGGGCAGCCTGTCGATCGGCCAGCAACAGCGCGTTGCCGCCGCCCGGGCCTTGATCGGCCAGCCAGAGCTGGTAATCGCCGACGAGCCAACATCAGCCCTCGACGCCGACACCCGCGAAGCCTTCATCCGCCTGTTGTTCGCCGAATGCCGTGCGGCCGGCTCGAGCCTGCTGTTCGTCAGCCACGACCAGAGCCTGGCACCGTTGTTTGACCGCCAGCTGTCCCTTGCCGAACTCAACCGCGCGGCCCGCCCGGCCAACGACCTGGAGGCCTGA
- a CDS encoding DUF2796 domain-containing protein, which produces MRRLLLALPFALLPLAVAHAHEGHDHDHDHDHAHGSLGAHEHGVARLNVVLDDKSLELELDSPAMNLVGFEHPATSAADKAKVAAVRSQLEKPLALFGLAKAANCSESDQELESPLFGDKPAVDDDGDEHGGHEHSEVHAHYRLACDKPAELKSLDLTPLFKAFPATQKITLQLIGPNGQQGVEATPAKATINF; this is translated from the coding sequence ATGCGTCGTCTGTTGCTCGCCTTGCCGTTTGCCTTGTTGCCCCTGGCCGTCGCCCACGCCCATGAAGGCCACGACCACGACCACGATCATGACCACGCCCATGGCAGCCTCGGCGCCCATGAACACGGCGTCGCGCGCTTGAATGTGGTGCTCGACGACAAGTCCCTGGAACTGGAACTGGACAGCCCGGCGATGAACCTGGTCGGCTTCGAACACCCGGCCACCAGCGCCGCCGACAAAGCCAAGGTTGCTGCCGTGCGTTCACAATTGGAAAAACCATTGGCGCTGTTCGGCCTGGCCAAGGCGGCCAACTGCAGCGAAAGTGACCAGGAGCTGGAAAGCCCGCTGTTCGGCGACAAGCCGGCAGTCGATGATGACGGCGACGAGCACGGAGGCCATGAGCACAGTGAGGTCCATGCCCATTACCGGCTGGCCTGCGACAAGCCCGCTGAGCTCAAGAGCCTCGACCTGACTCCGTTGTTCAAGGCCTTCCCCGCCACCCAGAAAATTACCCTGCAACTGATCGGGCCCAACGGCCAGCAAGGTGTCGAAGCGACCCCGGCCAAGGCCACGATCAACTTCTGA
- the trxA gene encoding thioredoxin, which produces MNPATPYIFDATGADFDQLVIQNSFHKPVLVDFWAEWCAPCKALMPLLAQITESYQGELLLAKVNCDIEQDIVARFGIRSLPTVVLFKDGQPVDGFAGAQPESAIRALLEPHVQLPPPAAADPLEQAQALFAEGRFSEAESTLKALLSEDNSNAGALILYARCLAERGELGEAQTVLDAVKSDEHKAALAGAKAQLTFLGLAASLPEVADLKARLAQNAEDDEAAYQLCIQQLSRQQYEAALEGLLKLFKRNRSYDGGVAHKTLLQVFDLLGNDHPLVGSYRRKLFAALY; this is translated from the coding sequence ATGAACCCTGCTACCCCGTACATTTTCGATGCCACTGGCGCCGACTTCGATCAGTTGGTGATCCAGAACTCTTTCCATAAACCGGTACTGGTCGACTTCTGGGCCGAGTGGTGCGCGCCGTGCAAGGCACTGATGCCGCTGCTGGCGCAGATCACCGAGAGCTACCAGGGCGAACTGCTGCTGGCCAAGGTCAACTGCGATATCGAGCAGGACATCGTCGCCCGCTTCGGCATCCGCAGCCTGCCCACCGTAGTGCTGTTCAAGGATGGCCAGCCGGTCGACGGCTTTGCCGGTGCCCAACCCGAGTCGGCGATTCGCGCCCTGCTCGAACCCCATGTACAACTGCCGCCACCGGCTGCCGCCGACCCGCTGGAGCAAGCCCAGGCGCTGTTTGCCGAAGGCCGTTTCAGCGAAGCCGAAAGCACCCTCAAGGCGCTGCTCAGCGAAGACAACAGCAATGCCGGGGCGCTGATCCTCTACGCCCGCTGCCTGGCTGAGCGCGGCGAACTGGGTGAAGCCCAGACCGTGCTCGACGCGGTCAAGAGCGACGAGCACAAGGCTGCCCTGGCCGGTGCCAAGGCGCAGTTGACCTTTCTCGGCCTGGCCGCCAGCCTGCCGGAAGTCGCCGACCTTAAAGCGCGCCTGGCGCAGAATGCTGAAGATGACGAGGCCGCGTACCAGCTGTGCATCCAGCAGTTGTCGCGTCAGCAGTACGAAGCGGCGCTGGAAGGCTTGCTCAAGCTGTTCAAGCGCAATCGCAGCTATGACGGCGGGGTGGCACACAAGACCTTGCTGCAGGTGTTTGACCTGCTGGGCAACGACCATCCGCTGGTCGGCAGCTACCGTCGCAAGTTGTTTGCTGCCTTGTATTGA
- a CDS encoding 50S ribosomal protein L11 methyltransferase: MAPAPLQQALSELLGDAQLVVSDLPECALKLWLIDAQNMDRAFSSEETRRILHEPPYWSFCWASGLAMARYLDEHRHWVEGKRVLDFGAGSGIAGIAAAKAGALEVVACDLDPLALQACRANAELNEVELSYSSDFFQEADRFDLILVADVLYDRANLPLLDEFLSRGQQALVADSRVRDFSHPLYRSLGVLDALTLPDLAEPHEFRRVSLYHASRQPL; the protein is encoded by the coding sequence ATGGCGCCCGCTCCACTGCAACAGGCCTTGAGCGAGTTGCTTGGGGATGCGCAACTGGTGGTCAGCGACCTGCCCGAGTGCGCGCTCAAGTTGTGGCTGATCGATGCGCAGAACATGGACCGCGCCTTCAGCTCCGAAGAAACCCGGCGCATCCTCCACGAGCCGCCGTACTGGAGTTTCTGCTGGGCCAGCGGCCTGGCCATGGCCCGCTACCTGGATGAGCATCGGCATTGGGTCGAAGGCAAGCGCGTGCTGGACTTTGGCGCAGGCTCCGGGATTGCCGGTATCGCGGCGGCCAAGGCCGGCGCGCTGGAAGTGGTGGCTTGCGACCTTGACCCGCTGGCTCTGCAGGCCTGCCGGGCGAATGCCGAGCTCAATGAGGTGGAACTGAGTTATTCCAGCGATTTTTTCCAGGAGGCCGACCGTTTCGACCTGATCCTGGTCGCCGACGTGCTCTACGACCGCGCCAACCTACCGTTGCTGGACGAGTTTCTCAGCCGTGGCCAGCAGGCCCTGGTCGCCGATTCGCGGGTACGGGATTTCAGCCACCCGTTGTACCGGTCGCTGGGCGTGCTGGATGCCCTGACCCTGCCGGACCTGGCCGAGCCCCACGAATTCCGCCGGGTCAGCCTGTACCACGCCAGCCGCCAGCCTTTATAG
- a CDS encoding YbaY family lipoprotein, protein MPSRALVVLSFAAVLSACSSDKPQPVPAPKAPVASKPARELGPLPAYQRELSGTLQNIPAGAEVELALLVIDERGRPQGLLASSTFSGNGLDLPFRLRFNPEAFPAGARVELRGRASKSGQLILHLPPLRIAQAQTQATGPLRFEKAP, encoded by the coding sequence ATGCCATCAAGAGCGCTTGTCGTGCTCAGTTTTGCTGCCGTGCTGAGCGCGTGCAGCAGCGATAAACCCCAGCCTGTGCCGGCGCCCAAAGCCCCGGTAGCCAGCAAACCGGCCAGGGAGCTCGGGCCGCTGCCGGCCTATCAGCGCGAATTGAGCGGCACCTTGCAGAACATTCCGGCCGGCGCCGAAGTCGAACTGGCCCTGCTGGTGATCGATGAACGCGGGCGGCCGCAAGGCTTGCTAGCCAGCAGCACGTTCAGCGGCAATGGCCTGGACCTGCCGTTTCGCCTGCGCTTCAACCCCGAGGCCTTTCCCGCCGGGGCGCGGGTCGAGCTGCGCGGTCGCGCGAGCAAGTCCGGCCAGCTGATCCTGCACCTGCCGCCCCTGCGCATCGCCCAGGCGCAAACCCAGGCCACCGGCCCGCTGCGCTTCGAAAAGGCGCCATGA
- the nrdR gene encoding transcriptional regulator NrdR — protein MHCPFCGANDTKVIDSRLVAEGEQVRRRRECVACGERFTTFETAELVLPRLIKQDGSRQPFDEEKLRAGMQRALEKRPVSVERLEAALAHIKHKLRATGEREIKSLVVGELVMAELQKLDEVAYIRFASVYRRFQDLNEFREEIDRLARVPAKE, from the coding sequence ATGCACTGTCCCTTCTGCGGTGCCAACGACACCAAGGTCATCGACTCGCGACTGGTTGCCGAGGGCGAGCAAGTGCGCCGTCGGCGCGAATGCGTAGCCTGCGGTGAGCGCTTCACCACCTTCGAAACCGCCGAACTGGTTCTGCCCCGGCTGATCAAGCAGGACGGCAGCCGCCAGCCTTTCGACGAAGAAAAACTGCGTGCCGGTATGCAGCGTGCTCTGGAAAAACGTCCGGTCAGCGTCGAGCGCCTGGAAGCGGCGCTGGCGCATATCAAGCACAAGCTGCGGGCTACCGGTGAGCGCGAGATCAAGTCGCTGGTGGTCGGCGAGCTGGTGATGGCCGAGCTGCAAAAGCTCGATGAAGTCGCCTATATCCGCTTCGCCTCGGTGTACCGGCGTTTCCAGGACCTCAACGAGTTCCGTGAAGAAATCGACCGCCTGGCCCGTGTGCCGGCTAAAGAGTGA
- the ribD gene encoding bifunctional diaminohydroxyphosphoribosylaminopyrimidine deaminase/5-amino-6-(5-phosphoribosylamino)uracil reductase RibD gives MSSERAVLDAHYMARAIELARKGLYSTHPNPRVGCVIVRDGQVVGEGWHVRAGEPHAEVHALRQAGELARGACAYVTLEPCSHHGRTPPCAEALVKAGVARVVAAMQDPNPQVAGNGLKRLADAGIEVASGVLEAEARALNPGFLKRMEHGLPFVRAKLAMSLDGRTAMASGESQWITGPAARSAVQRLRARSSVVLTSAESVLADNARMTVRAEELGLDPATTALALARPPLRVLIDGRLRVPLDAPFFTAGPALVVTAAEADARYAQAGHELLSLPGSAGRVDLPALMLELAARGVNEVLVEAGAGLVGAFARQGLIDEYQIFVAGRILGSSARPLLDWPLDKMSQAPHLQITEMRAVGDDWRVTAVPKPAPGV, from the coding sequence ATGTCCAGCGAACGCGCGGTGCTTGATGCGCACTACATGGCCCGGGCCATCGAGCTAGCCCGCAAAGGCTTGTACTCCACCCACCCGAACCCGCGCGTGGGCTGCGTGATCGTCCGCGACGGCCAGGTGGTCGGCGAAGGCTGGCACGTGCGCGCCGGCGAGCCGCATGCCGAGGTGCATGCCTTGCGCCAGGCCGGCGAGCTGGCCCGCGGCGCTTGCGCCTACGTCACCCTTGAGCCGTGCAGCCACCATGGGCGCACGCCGCCGTGTGCCGAGGCGCTGGTCAAGGCCGGTGTGGCGCGGGTGGTCGCGGCCATGCAGGACCCCAATCCGCAAGTCGCCGGCAACGGCCTCAAGCGCCTGGCCGATGCGGGTATCGAGGTTGCCAGCGGTGTGCTGGAGGCCGAGGCCCGCGCCCTGAACCCGGGCTTTCTCAAGCGTATGGAACACGGCCTGCCGTTCGTCCGGGCCAAGCTGGCGATGAGCCTGGACGGCCGCACGGCCATGGCCAGCGGCGAGAGCCAGTGGATTACCGGCCCGGCGGCGCGCTCGGCAGTGCAGCGTTTGCGCGCCCGCTCCAGCGTGGTGCTGACCAGTGCCGAAAGCGTATTGGCCGACAACGCGCGGATGACCGTGCGCGCCGAAGAACTGGGCCTGGACCCGGCAACCACCGCGCTGGCCCTGGCGCGTCCGCCCTTGCGGGTGTTGATCGATGGTCGCTTGCGTGTGCCGCTCGATGCGCCGTTCTTTACCGCCGGCCCGGCCCTGGTGGTCACCGCCGCTGAAGCCGACGCACGTTATGCCCAGGCCGGTCATGAGCTGCTGAGCCTGCCCGGCAGTGCTGGCCGCGTCGACCTGCCGGCGCTGATGCTTGAGCTGGCCGCGCGTGGCGTCAACGAAGTGCTGGTCGAAGCCGGTGCCGGCCTGGTCGGCGCCTTTGCCCGGCAGGGACTGATCGACGAGTACCAGATTTTTGTCGCCGGACGCATCCTTGGCTCCAGTGCCCGGCCGTTGCTCGACTGGCCCCTGGATAAAATGAGCCAGGCGCCCCATTTGCAGATCACCGAAATGCGCGCAGTAGGCGATGACTGGCGAGTCACTGCAGTACCCAAGCCTGCGCCCGGCGTATAA
- a CDS encoding riboflavin synthase yields MFTGIIESIGSIRSLTPKGGDVRVYVETGKLDLGDVKLGDSIAVNGVCLTAVELPGDGFWADVSRETLDCTAFNELKSGSRVNLEKALTPTTRLGGHLVSGHVDGVGEVVSRSDNARAIQFRIRAPKELAKYIAHKGSITVDGTSLTVNVVDGAEFELTIVPHTLAETIMADYRPGRRVNLEVDLLARYLERLLLGDKAAEPSKGSGITESFLAANGYLKS; encoded by the coding sequence ATGTTCACCGGCATCATCGAATCGATTGGCAGCATCCGTTCCCTGACCCCAAAAGGCGGTGACGTGCGGGTGTATGTCGAAACCGGCAAGCTCGACCTGGGCGACGTCAAGCTGGGCGACAGCATCGCCGTCAACGGCGTGTGCCTGACCGCGGTCGAGCTGCCTGGCGATGGCTTCTGGGCCGACGTCAGCCGCGAAACCCTCGACTGCACCGCCTTCAACGAGCTCAAAAGCGGCAGCCGGGTCAACCTCGAAAAAGCCCTGACGCCGACCACCCGCCTGGGCGGTCACCTGGTCAGCGGCCATGTCGACGGCGTCGGCGAAGTGGTCTCGCGCAGCGATAACGCCCGCGCCATCCAGTTCCGCATCCGTGCACCCAAGGAGCTGGCCAAGTACATTGCCCACAAGGGCTCGATCACCGTCGACGGCACCAGCCTGACGGTGAACGTCGTCGATGGCGCCGAGTTCGAGCTGACCATCGTCCCGCACACCCTGGCCGAAACCATCATGGCCGACTACCGTCCAGGTCGTCGGGTGAACCTTGAGGTCGACCTGCTGGCACGTTACCTGGAGCGTCTGCTGCTGGGTGACAAGGCCGCCGAGCCAAGCAAAGGCAGCGGCATCACCGAAAGTTTCCTGGCCGCCAACGGCTACCTGAAATCCTGA
- the ribBA gene encoding bifunctional 3,4-dihydroxy-2-butanone-4-phosphate synthase/GTP cyclohydrolase II, producing the protein MALNSIEELVEDIRQGKMVILMDDEDRENEGDLIMAAECCKAEHINFMAKHARGLICMPMSRERCETLKLPLMAPRNGSGFGTKFTVSIEAATGVTTGISAADRARTVQAAAARDAKAEDIVSPGHIFPLMAQPGGTLARAGHTEAACDLARMAGFEPSGVICEVMNDDGTMSRRAELETFAAEHNIKIGTIADLIHYRMIHERTVQRVSEQPLDSELGHFNLVTYRDSVEGDVHMALTLGNICAEEPTLVRVHNMDPLRDLLMVKQPGRWSLRAAMSAVADAGSGVVLLLGHPLDGDVLLAHIRESADAGAQAKTPTTYSTVGAGSQILRDLGVRKMRLMSSPMKFNAISGFDLEVVEYVPSE; encoded by the coding sequence GTGGCGCTCAACAGCATCGAAGAACTGGTCGAAGACATCCGCCAAGGCAAAATGGTCATCCTCATGGATGACGAAGACCGCGAGAACGAAGGCGACCTGATCATGGCCGCCGAGTGCTGCAAGGCCGAGCACATCAACTTCATGGCCAAGCACGCCCGCGGCCTGATCTGCATGCCGATGTCGCGCGAGCGCTGCGAAACGCTCAAGCTGCCGCTGATGGCGCCACGCAATGGCTCGGGTTTCGGCACCAAGTTCACCGTGTCGATCGAAGCCGCCACCGGCGTCACCACCGGCATTTCCGCCGCCGACCGCGCGCGCACCGTGCAGGCTGCCGCCGCCCGTGATGCCAAGGCCGAAGACATTGTCAGCCCCGGTCACATTTTCCCGCTGATGGCCCAGCCTGGCGGTACCCTGGCCCGTGCCGGCCACACCGAAGCTGCCTGCGACCTGGCGCGCATGGCCGGTTTCGAGCCGAGCGGGGTGATTTGCGAGGTGATGAACGACGACGGCACCATGTCGCGTCGCGCCGAACTCGAGACTTTTGCCGCCGAACACAACATCAAGATCGGCACCATTGCCGACCTGATCCACTACCGGATGATCCACGAACGTACCGTTCAGCGGGTTTCCGAGCAGCCGCTGGACAGCGAGCTGGGCCATTTCAACCTGGTCACCTACCGTGATTCGGTCGAAGGCGACGTGCACATGGCGCTGACCCTGGGCAACATTTGCGCCGAAGAACCGACCCTGGTGCGGGTGCACAACATGGACCCGCTGCGCGACCTGCTGATGGTCAAGCAACCGGGCCGCTGGAGCCTGCGCGCGGCCATGAGCGCCGTTGCAGACGCCGGCAGCGGCGTGGTGCTGCTGCTCGGCCACCCGCTCGATGGCGACGTGCTGCTGGCGCACATTCGCGAAAGCGCCGACGCTGGCGCCCAGGCGAAAACCCCGACCACCTACAGCACCGTCGGTGCCGGTTCGCAGATCCTGCGCGACCTGGGCGTGCGCAAAATGCGCCTGATGAGTTCGCCAATGAAGTTCAATGCGATATCCGGATTCGATCTGGAAGTTGTAGAATACGTGCCCTCCGAATAA
- the ribE gene encoding 6,7-dimethyl-8-ribityllumazine synthase — translation MTLKTIEGTFIAPKGRYALVVGRFNSFVVESLVSGAVDALVRHGVNESDITIIRAPGAFEIPLVAQKVAQQSEYAAIIALGAVIRGGTPHFEYVAGECTKGLAQVSMEFGVPVSFGVLTVDSIEQAIERSGTKAGNKGAEAALSALEMVSLLAQLEAK, via the coding sequence ATGACCCTGAAGACCATCGAAGGTACCTTCATTGCCCCCAAAGGTCGCTATGCTTTGGTGGTTGGCCGCTTCAACAGCTTCGTCGTCGAAAGCCTGGTGAGCGGTGCCGTTGATGCCCTGGTTCGCCACGGTGTGAACGAAAGCGACATCACCATCATCCGTGCCCCGGGTGCCTTCGAAATCCCGCTGGTGGCACAGAAAGTCGCCCAGCAAAGCGAATATGCCGCGATCATCGCCCTGGGCGCCGTGATCCGTGGCGGTACCCCGCACTTCGAATACGTTGCGGGCGAATGCACCAAGGGCCTGGCCCAGGTGTCCATGGAGTTCGGCGTGCCGGTCTCCTTCGGTGTCCTGACCGTCGATTCGATCGAACAGGCCATTGAGCGTTCCGGCACCAAGGCCGGCAACAAGGGCGCCGAAGCTGCCCTGTCCGCTCTGGAAATGGTCAGCCTGCTGGCGCAGTTGGAGGCCAAGTGA